The Spartobacteria bacterium region AAGCATGCGGCAGGAAGTGTTGGGCTGGATGTTTTTTGCTCTTTTATGGCTTGGGCTACGATGGGTGCTTTGGCTTTTCCAGACACCAGAAAGGCGATGTTTTCGGCATGGCGCAACAGGAGGGCGCTCATGGTGATGCGCTGTTGTCTGCTGTCTGGGTGGGTGGTTACATAACACAAGGATTTTTGTTGCGGGATGTCGGCGATATCTTTGGGAAACAGGGAGGCGGTATGGCCGTCGGTTCCGATGCCCTGAATGGCCAGGTCAATGACGGGGATCCCCCGGCTGGAGCAGGGCAGCAGGTTCCGGAGTTTTTGGCTGTAGAGGGCTGCCGCCTCTTCCGGGGTATTCGTGCCGGTAAACATGGGGTAGATGTGGCGGGTTGTCAGGTTCATGGGGGTAAACAGTTCGCGGAATGCTGTGCCGGCATTGCTTTGGGACGACCCCAGTGCGACGCAGCGTTCGTCGCCCCAGAACACGAGTATTTTTGACCACGGCAGGGTATCGTCGTACATTCGTCGCAGCGTATGGAACAGCTCCAGTGGTGTGCTCCCTCCGGAAAGGGCAATGG contains the following coding sequences:
- the pgl gene encoding 6-phosphogluconolactonase, whose amino-acid sequence is MHDSVHVFKNTTALMHGFVQHMKSVLCPAASDRMVSIALSGGSTPLELFHTLRRMYDDTLPWSKILVFWGDERCVALGSSQSNAGTAFRELFTPMNLTTRHIYPMFTGTNTPEEAAALYSQKLRNLLPCSSRGIPVIDLAIQGIGTDGHTASLFPKDIADIPQQKSLCYVTTHPDSRQQRITMSALLLRHAENIAFLVSGKAKAPIVAQAIKEQKTSSPTLPAACFPRAAWFIDADAGSLSL